From a region of the Parus major isolate Abel chromosome 6, Parus_major1.1, whole genome shotgun sequence genome:
- the VPS26A gene encoding vacuolar protein sorting-associated protein 26A isoform X2, translating to MSLKPRELWEKLVLTVWRAVCLYHRRLRELFNDKSNTHEFVNLVKELALPGELTQSRNYDFEFMQVEKPYESYIGANVRLRYFLKVTIVRRLSDLVKEYDLIVHQLATYPDVNNSIKMEVGIEDCLHIEFEYNKSKYHLKDVIVGKIYFLLVRIKIQHMELQLIKKEITGIGPSTTTETETIAKYEIMDGAPVKGESIPIRLFLAGYDPTPTMRDVNKKFSVRYFLNLVLVDEEDRRYFKQQEIILWRKAPEKLRKQRTNFHQRFESPESQASAEQPEM from the exons ATGAGCCTCAAACCCAGGGAACTGTGGGAGAAGCTTGTGCTCACTGTATGGAGAGCTGTTTGTCTGTATCACCGACGCCTGAGAG AACTCTTCAATGACAAAAGCAATACCCATGAATTTGTAAACTTAGTGAAAGAGCTGGCCTTACCCGGAGAACTGACCCAAAGCAGAAACTATGACTTTGAATTCATGCAGGTTGAAAAGCCATATGAATCCTACATTGGTGCCAACGTCAGACTGAG GTATTTTCTAAAAGTGACAATCGTGAGACGGCTGTCAGACCTGGTGAAGGAATATGATCTGATTGTTCACCAGCTCGCTACGTACCCAGATGTAAACAACTCCATCAAAATGGAAGTAGGCATTGAAGACTGTCTCCATATAGAGTTTGAATACAACAAGTCAAA GTATCACTTAAAGGATGTGATTGttggaaaaatttatttcctcttagTGAGAATAAAAATTCAGCACATGGAGTTGCAGCTGATCAAAAAGGAGATTACTGGAATTG GACCCAGTACAACAACAGAGACCGAAACCATTGCAAAGTACGAAATAATGGATGGTGCACCTGTTAAAG GTGAATCGATTCCTATAAGATTGTTCTTAGCAGGCTACGACCCAACTCCAACAATGAGGGATGTGAACAAAAAATTTTCAGTGAGGTACTTCTTGAATCTGGTGCTTGTGGATGAAGAAGACAGACGATACTTCAAACAGCAG gaaataattttatggaGAAAAGCTCCTGAGAAGCTGAGGAAACAACGGACAAACTTCCACCAGCGATTTGAATCTCCAGAGTCACAAGCATCTGCTGAGCAACCCGAAATGTGA
- the VPS26A gene encoding vacuolar protein sorting-associated protein 26A isoform X3 → MQVEKPYESYIGANVRLRYFLKVTIVRRLSDLVKEYDLIVHQLATYPDVNNSIKMEVGIEDCLHIEFEYNKSKYHLKDVIVGKIYFLLVRIKIQHMELQLIKKEITGIGPSTTTETETIAKYEIMDGAPVKGESIPIRLFLAGYDPTPTMRDVNKKFSVRYFLNLVLVDEEDRRYFKQQEIILWRKAPEKLRKQRTNFHQRFESPESQASAEQPEM, encoded by the exons ATGCAGGTTGAAAAGCCATATGAATCCTACATTGGTGCCAACGTCAGACTGAG GTATTTTCTAAAAGTGACAATCGTGAGACGGCTGTCAGACCTGGTGAAGGAATATGATCTGATTGTTCACCAGCTCGCTACGTACCCAGATGTAAACAACTCCATCAAAATGGAAGTAGGCATTGAAGACTGTCTCCATATAGAGTTTGAATACAACAAGTCAAA GTATCACTTAAAGGATGTGATTGttggaaaaatttatttcctcttagTGAGAATAAAAATTCAGCACATGGAGTTGCAGCTGATCAAAAAGGAGATTACTGGAATTG GACCCAGTACAACAACAGAGACCGAAACCATTGCAAAGTACGAAATAATGGATGGTGCACCTGTTAAAG GTGAATCGATTCCTATAAGATTGTTCTTAGCAGGCTACGACCCAACTCCAACAATGAGGGATGTGAACAAAAAATTTTCAGTGAGGTACTTCTTGAATCTGGTGCTTGTGGATGAAGAAGACAGACGATACTTCAAACAGCAG gaaataattttatggaGAAAAGCTCCTGAGAAGCTGAGGAAACAACGGACAAACTTCCACCAGCGATTTGAATCTCCAGAGTCACAAGCATCTGCTGAGCAACCCGAAATGTGA
- the VPS26A gene encoding vacuolar protein sorting-associated protein 26A isoform X1: MEMLNFTISCLIWLPQAQVNVSLKHGKRLEHQGIRIEFVGQIELFNDKSNTHEFVNLVKELALPGELTQSRNYDFEFMQVEKPYESYIGANVRLRYFLKVTIVRRLSDLVKEYDLIVHQLATYPDVNNSIKMEVGIEDCLHIEFEYNKSKYHLKDVIVGKIYFLLVRIKIQHMELQLIKKEITGIGPSTTTETETIAKYEIMDGAPVKGESIPIRLFLAGYDPTPTMRDVNKKFSVRYFLNLVLVDEEDRRYFKQQEIILWRKAPEKLRKQRTNFHQRFESPESQASAEQPEM; this comes from the exons atggaaatgcttAATTTCACGATCAGCTGTTTGATTTGGCTGCCTCAAGCTCAG GTGAACGTCTCCCTTAAACATGGGAAGAGACTAGAGCACCAAGGAATTAGAATTGAATTTGTAGGACAAATTG AACTCTTCAATGACAAAAGCAATACCCATGAATTTGTAAACTTAGTGAAAGAGCTGGCCTTACCCGGAGAACTGACCCAAAGCAGAAACTATGACTTTGAATTCATGCAGGTTGAAAAGCCATATGAATCCTACATTGGTGCCAACGTCAGACTGAG GTATTTTCTAAAAGTGACAATCGTGAGACGGCTGTCAGACCTGGTGAAGGAATATGATCTGATTGTTCACCAGCTCGCTACGTACCCAGATGTAAACAACTCCATCAAAATGGAAGTAGGCATTGAAGACTGTCTCCATATAGAGTTTGAATACAACAAGTCAAA GTATCACTTAAAGGATGTGATTGttggaaaaatttatttcctcttagTGAGAATAAAAATTCAGCACATGGAGTTGCAGCTGATCAAAAAGGAGATTACTGGAATTG GACCCAGTACAACAACAGAGACCGAAACCATTGCAAAGTACGAAATAATGGATGGTGCACCTGTTAAAG GTGAATCGATTCCTATAAGATTGTTCTTAGCAGGCTACGACCCAACTCCAACAATGAGGGATGTGAACAAAAAATTTTCAGTGAGGTACTTCTTGAATCTGGTGCTTGTGGATGAAGAAGACAGACGATACTTCAAACAGCAG gaaataattttatggaGAAAAGCTCCTGAGAAGCTGAGGAAACAACGGACAAACTTCCACCAGCGATTTGAATCTCCAGAGTCACAAGCATCTGCTGAGCAACCCGAAATGTGA